One segment of Salvia splendens isolate huo1 chromosome 20, SspV2, whole genome shotgun sequence DNA contains the following:
- the LOC121781819 gene encoding ferric reduction oxidase 8, mitochondrial-like isoform X2: MTRLSLVILKLLLIFIFAGWVSLWVLKPTEFWTRKWKGVEAKASTTAFGYNGLDFIVFTFPLIVLSIIGFIYLELRRGEPRNRWQYKLFRMATRCGLLSEACLALLLLPVLRGMSIFRFLGIQFEASIKYHVWLGSAMILFATLHGGGTLFVWGIKHRIQDEMWKWQKKGRIYLAGEIALTTAFVMALTALPQIRRKWFQVFYYTHHLYVVFILFFLFHGGDRHFYTVFPGVFLFALDKLLRVVQSRPETCILSARVFPCKAIELTLPKDPRLKYAPTSVVFLNIPSISKLQWHPFSITSSSSVDEHSISVIVKSEGRWTSSLHSKITHAEEQDSEADQRGCIPVAVEGPYGPATMELLRYNNLLLVAGGIGVTPFLSILRELSCSSSSGRNAYPDRINLIYTIKKSQDVCLLDPILPLLLDIKQFHTKLNVFVTRENQIGTTLRDVLNDIPEAQTMNFSTAGTTYAVHGPERLAWMAAVIALSSVMFLISLVVFNHFVITPAAVQKNPPSQTDLLLVCSFAIAIIFAAIMAIALRWNRVTNKLLLFSDKQTKAMKQSSLEASRDLDEHDIHFGGRPIFQDLISSFARETGGSDIGVFVCGPQGMKESIALACRQPRVSQRNAKGKRANFRFHSLSFTL; this comes from the exons atgacTAGGTTGTCTCTTGTAATACTCAAGCTGCTGCTGATATTCATATTTGCCGGTTGGGTGTCGCTATGGGTTCTCAAGCCAACTGAGTTCTGGACGAGGAAATGGAAGGGCGTGGAGGCGAAAGCATCAACCACCGCGTTTGGCTATAACG GTCTTGATTTTATTGTCTTTACATTTCCTCTAATCGTTCTGTCTATAATCGGGTTCATCTACTTGGAACTGAGACGAGGCGAACCAAGAAACAG ATGGCAATATAAGCTCTTCAGAATGGCGACGCGCTGTGGCTTGTTATCAGAAGCCTGCCTTGCTCTGCTGCTTCTTCCCGTGCTTCGAGGAATGTCCATATTCCGGTTTCTTGGTATCCAATTCGAGGCTTCGATCAAGTACCATGTCTGGCTTGGTTCTGCAATGATACTCTTCGCCACTTTACATGGCGGAGGCACCCTCTTTGTCTGGGGAATCAAGCACAGAATCCAAGATGAG ATGTGGAAGTGGCAGAAAAAAGGGCGTATATACCTTGCTGGAGAAATTGCTCTCACAACGGCTTTTGTTATGGCTCTAACAGCACTTCCACAAATTAGAAGAAAATGGTTTCAAGTTTTTTACTACACTCATCACCTCTATGTAGTCTTCATtctattcttcctcttccacGGTGGAGACCGCCACTTCTACACAGTGTTCCCCGGAGTCTTCCTCTTTGCCCTGGATAAGCTCCTCCGTGTAGTGCAGTCAAGGCCAGAGACGTGCATTCTCTCTGCTCGAGTGTTTCCCTGCAAAGCAATAGAACTCACATTGCCAAAGGATCCTA GGTTGAAATATGCACCAACCAGTGTCGTCTTCCTCAATATACCGAGCATTTCCAAGCTGCAATGGCATCCGTTCAGCATAACCTCTAGCTCAAGCGTAGATGAGCACAGCATCTCAGTTATCGTAAAGAGCGAGGGGCGATGGACTAGTTCCCTCCACAGCAAGATAACTCATGCTGAAGAACAAGATTCAGAAGCAGATCAAAGGGGATGCATCCCAGTTGCAGTCGAAGGTCCATACGGACCTGCAACCATGGAGTTGTTAAG GTACAATAACTTACTTTTGGTTGCTGGAGGGATTGGGGTGACACCGTTTCTCAGCATCCTTCGCGAATTAAGCTGCAGCTCGAGCAGCGGCAGAAATGCATATCCAGATAGAATAAATCTCATATACACTATAAAGAAGTCACAAGATGTATGCTTACTGGATCCAATACTCCCACTGCTGCTAGATATCAAACAATTTCACACAAAACTCAATGTATTCGTCACTAGGGAAAACCAAATTGGCACGACACTAAGAGACGTGCTCAACGACATTCCTGAAGCACAAACAATGAATTTTAGCACTGCAGGCACCACTTATGCAGTACATGGACCTGAAAGATTAGCATGGATGGCTGCTGTCATAGCCCTTTCTTCAGTCATGTTTCTCATCTCCCTTGTTGTTTTCAACCATTTTGTTATAACACCGGCAGCAGTTCAGAAGAATCCCCCATCACAAACTGATCTCCTCCTTGTTTGCTCCTTTGCCATAGCAATCATATTCGCGGCTATAATGGCCATCGCCCTACGGTGGAACAGGGTAACGAACAAGCTACTGTTATTCTCCGATAAGCAAACCAAAGCTATGAAACAGAGCTCACTTGAAGCTAGTAGAGATCTTGATGAACATGATATTCATTTCGGAGGAAGACCAATCTTTCAAG ATTTAATCTCAAGTTTTGCTAGAGAAACTGGTGGATCGGATATAGGAGTTTTCGTCTGTGGCCCTCAAGGGATGAAAGAATCTATTGCCTTAGCTTGCAGACAACCCCGGGTCTCACAGAGGAATGCTAAGGGAAAGAGGGCAAACTTCAGATTTCACTCACTCAGTTTTACACTTTAG
- the LOC121781819 gene encoding ferric reduction oxidase 8, mitochondrial-like isoform X1, producing MTRLSLVILKLLLIFIFAGWVSLWVLKPTEFWTRKWKGVEAKASTTAFGYNGLDFIVFTFPLIVLSIIGFIYLELRRGEPRNRLGSKTPLTALSSPLLVNRYIGILSGAQILTSALFIMLIVWTFYVRISNDLMKMTPLKSFKLSPWQYKLFRMATRCGLLSEACLALLLLPVLRGMSIFRFLGIQFEASIKYHVWLGSAMILFATLHGGGTLFVWGIKHRIQDEMWKWQKKGRIYLAGEIALTTAFVMALTALPQIRRKWFQVFYYTHHLYVVFILFFLFHGGDRHFYTVFPGVFLFALDKLLRVVQSRPETCILSARVFPCKAIELTLPKDPRLKYAPTSVVFLNIPSISKLQWHPFSITSSSSVDEHSISVIVKSEGRWTSSLHSKITHAEEQDSEADQRGCIPVAVEGPYGPATMELLRYNNLLLVAGGIGVTPFLSILRELSCSSSSGRNAYPDRINLIYTIKKSQDVCLLDPILPLLLDIKQFHTKLNVFVTRENQIGTTLRDVLNDIPEAQTMNFSTAGTTYAVHGPERLAWMAAVIALSSVMFLISLVVFNHFVITPAAVQKNPPSQTDLLLVCSFAIAIIFAAIMAIALRWNRVTNKLLLFSDKQTKAMKQSSLEASRDLDEHDIHFGGRPIFQDLISSFARETGGSDIGVFVCGPQGMKESIALACRQPRVSQRNAKGKRANFRFHSLSFTL from the exons atgacTAGGTTGTCTCTTGTAATACTCAAGCTGCTGCTGATATTCATATTTGCCGGTTGGGTGTCGCTATGGGTTCTCAAGCCAACTGAGTTCTGGACGAGGAAATGGAAGGGCGTGGAGGCGAAAGCATCAACCACCGCGTTTGGCTATAACG GTCTTGATTTTATTGTCTTTACATTTCCTCTAATCGTTCTGTCTATAATCGGGTTCATCTACTTGGAACTGAGACGAGGCGAACCAAGAAACAG ACTAGGAAGCAAAACTCCACTCACTGCTCTCTCTAGTCCACTTTTAGTGAATCGATACATAGGTATTTTATCGGGAGCACAGATTCTAACCTCGGCTCTGTTCATCATGCTCATTGTCTGGACTTTCTACGTTCGTATCTCTAATGACCTTATGAAGATGACGCCACTCAAATCGTTCAAACTTAGCCC ATGGCAATATAAGCTCTTCAGAATGGCGACGCGCTGTGGCTTGTTATCAGAAGCCTGCCTTGCTCTGCTGCTTCTTCCCGTGCTTCGAGGAATGTCCATATTCCGGTTTCTTGGTATCCAATTCGAGGCTTCGATCAAGTACCATGTCTGGCTTGGTTCTGCAATGATACTCTTCGCCACTTTACATGGCGGAGGCACCCTCTTTGTCTGGGGAATCAAGCACAGAATCCAAGATGAG ATGTGGAAGTGGCAGAAAAAAGGGCGTATATACCTTGCTGGAGAAATTGCTCTCACAACGGCTTTTGTTATGGCTCTAACAGCACTTCCACAAATTAGAAGAAAATGGTTTCAAGTTTTTTACTACACTCATCACCTCTATGTAGTCTTCATtctattcttcctcttccacGGTGGAGACCGCCACTTCTACACAGTGTTCCCCGGAGTCTTCCTCTTTGCCCTGGATAAGCTCCTCCGTGTAGTGCAGTCAAGGCCAGAGACGTGCATTCTCTCTGCTCGAGTGTTTCCCTGCAAAGCAATAGAACTCACATTGCCAAAGGATCCTA GGTTGAAATATGCACCAACCAGTGTCGTCTTCCTCAATATACCGAGCATTTCCAAGCTGCAATGGCATCCGTTCAGCATAACCTCTAGCTCAAGCGTAGATGAGCACAGCATCTCAGTTATCGTAAAGAGCGAGGGGCGATGGACTAGTTCCCTCCACAGCAAGATAACTCATGCTGAAGAACAAGATTCAGAAGCAGATCAAAGGGGATGCATCCCAGTTGCAGTCGAAGGTCCATACGGACCTGCAACCATGGAGTTGTTAAG GTACAATAACTTACTTTTGGTTGCTGGAGGGATTGGGGTGACACCGTTTCTCAGCATCCTTCGCGAATTAAGCTGCAGCTCGAGCAGCGGCAGAAATGCATATCCAGATAGAATAAATCTCATATACACTATAAAGAAGTCACAAGATGTATGCTTACTGGATCCAATACTCCCACTGCTGCTAGATATCAAACAATTTCACACAAAACTCAATGTATTCGTCACTAGGGAAAACCAAATTGGCACGACACTAAGAGACGTGCTCAACGACATTCCTGAAGCACAAACAATGAATTTTAGCACTGCAGGCACCACTTATGCAGTACATGGACCTGAAAGATTAGCATGGATGGCTGCTGTCATAGCCCTTTCTTCAGTCATGTTTCTCATCTCCCTTGTTGTTTTCAACCATTTTGTTATAACACCGGCAGCAGTTCAGAAGAATCCCCCATCACAAACTGATCTCCTCCTTGTTTGCTCCTTTGCCATAGCAATCATATTCGCGGCTATAATGGCCATCGCCCTACGGTGGAACAGGGTAACGAACAAGCTACTGTTATTCTCCGATAAGCAAACCAAAGCTATGAAACAGAGCTCACTTGAAGCTAGTAGAGATCTTGATGAACATGATATTCATTTCGGAGGAAGACCAATCTTTCAAG ATTTAATCTCAAGTTTTGCTAGAGAAACTGGTGGATCGGATATAGGAGTTTTCGTCTGTGGCCCTCAAGGGATGAAAGAATCTATTGCCTTAGCTTGCAGACAACCCCGGGTCTCACAGAGGAATGCTAAGGGAAAGAGGGCAAACTTCAGATTTCACTCACTCAGTTTTACACTTTAG
- the LOC121781820 gene encoding L-type lectin-domain containing receptor kinase S.1-like: MAAPAVLLLLLAVLVPPSSCLDFIFNSFPAAAATNFTFINHARIDPPVIRFTNDSEDYSIGRAFLPFTIPFRPLNSTNLTTSFSTQFVFSILPQIPDSPGFGLAFVLSNTTTPPRVVNGQYFGLFSSPPRTVAPLLAVEFDTGRNTEFNEDNGNHVGVDLNSVLSETTQLAGYYDSASQFVEVDMRNGQNIHAWIEFDGPGNEINVTIAPAGIPRPARVLLNYKSSAVSDYIAPEMFVGFSASKTEWVEVQRLLAWSFSDEGIARDINTTSLPVFRPVNLGGSSLSKGGVAGIAVGCVAAVVAAALLVSWIWWKKRGNLEEDDEIEDWEMEYWPHKYSYEELSMATKQFSSQELLGSGGFGKVYKATLGGDNTEMAVKCVNHDSKQGFREFMAEISSIGRLQHKNLVQLKGWCKKGNELMLVYDFMPNGSLNNWIFDKPKKLLSWEGRKRVLADVAEGLSYLHHGWDQVVVHRDIKSSNVLLDNDLRGRLGDFGLAKLYTHGQVPSTTRVVGTLGYLAPEVVTLASPTAASDVYSFGIVVLEVACGRKPIETRVENEDEEVLIDWVRNKYVEGRILEVADGRIEGEYEVGEMEAVLKLGLSCCHPDPNRRPTMKEVTAILLGEHVEMEPRDMLSGLTPVQSIIDRDEDGNEQEKGFLAQDVV; the protein is encoded by the coding sequence ATGGCTGCACCTGCAGTGCTTCTCCTTCTCCTTGCAGTATTGGTGCCTCCTTCGTCATGCCTCGACTTCATCTTCAACTCCTTccctgccgccgccgccaccaacTTCACCTTCATAAACCACGCCCGCATCGACCCTCCCGTCATCCGCTTCACCAACGACTCCGAGGACTACTCAATTGGCCGCGCCTTCCTCCCTTTCACCATCCCCTTTCGCCCTCTCAATTCCACTAACCTCACCACCTCATTTTCCACCCAATTCGTCTTCTCTATTTTGCCCCAAATCCCCGACAGCCCCGGCTTCGGCCTCGCCTTCGTCCTCTCCAACACCACCACCCCTCCCCGCGTCGTCAACGGCCAGTACTTCGGCCTCTTCTCCTCGCCTCCCCGCACAGTCGCCCCGCTCCTCGCCGTCGAATTCGACACCGGCCGGAACACGGAGTTCAACGAGGACAACGGGAACCACGTCGGCGTTGATTTGAACAGCGTTTTGTCCGAGACTACGCAATTGGCTGGGTATTACGATTCCGCCTCCCAATTTGTGGAAGTTGATATGAGAAATGGGCAGAATATTCACGCTTGGATTGAATTCGATGGACCGGGAAATGAAATCAATGTCACAATTGCTCCCGCTGGAATTCCCCGCCCGGCTAGGGTTTTGCTCAATTACAAGAGCTCCGCGGTTTCGGACTACATCGCACCGGAGATGTTTGTTGGATTTTCAGCTTCGAAAACGGAGTGGGTTGAGGTGCAGAGGCTCTTAGCTTGGAGTTTTAGTGACGAAGGAATTGCTAGGGATATCAATACCACCAGTTTACCGGTTTTCCGCCCAGTTAACTTGGGGGGATCTTCGCTGTCTAAAGGGGGAGTTGCCGGGATCGCGGTGGGGTgtgtggcggcggtggtggctgCAGCATTATTGGTTTCTTGGATTTGGTGGAAAAAGAGGGGAAATTtggaagaagatgatgaaatTGAGGATTGGGAGATGGAGTATTGGCCCCATAAGTATTCTTACGAGGAGCTCAGCATGGCTACGAAGCAGTTTTCGAGCCAGGAACTCCTCGGATCGGGTGGTTTTGGGAAGGTTTACAAAGCTACATTGGGTGGAGACAACACAGAGATGGCGGTGAAGTGTGTGAACCATGACTCGAAGCAGGGGTTTAGGGAGTTCATGGCCGAGATATCGAGCATCGGGAGGCTGCAGCACAAGAATCTAGTGCAATTGAAAGGGTGGTGTAAAAAGGGGAATGAGCTAATGCTTGTGTATGACTTCATGCCTAATGGAAGCCTCAACAATTGGATCTTTGACAAGCCGAAGAAGTTGCTGAGTTGGGAGGGGAGGAAGAGGGTTCTTGCAGATGTTGCCGAAGGGTTAAGCTACCTTCATCATGGCTGGGATCAGGTGGTGGTTCACAGAGACATTAAGTCGAGCAACGTGTTGCTCGACAATGATCTGCGTGGGAGGCTAGGCGATTTTGGATTAGCGAAACTGTACACTCATGGTCAGGTGCCTAGCACAACTCGGGTTGTGGGGACATTGGGGTACTTGGCGCCCGAGGTGGTGACATTGGCTTCCCCGACTGCAGCTAGTGATGTTTATAGCTTTGGTATTGTGGTCTTGGAGGTAGCGTGTGGGCGGAAGCCTATTGAGACGAGGGTGGAGAATGAGGATGAGGAGGTGTTGATAGATTGGGTGAGAAATAAATATGTAGAAGGGAGGATCTTGGAGGTGGCAGACGGGAGGATTGAAGGGGAGTACGAGGTGGGGGAGATGGAGGCTGTGTTGAAGCTGGGGTTGTCGTGTTGCCACCCTGATCCTAACCGGAGGCCTACTATGAAGGAGGTGACAGCGATTTTGTTGGGCGAACACGTGGAAATGGAGCCAAGGGATATGCTGTCGGGATTGACTCCCGTGCAGAGCATCATTGATAGAGATGAAGATGGAAATGAGCAAGAAAAAGGGTTCCTGGCCCAAGATGTGGTGTGA